Below is a window of Camelina sativa cultivar DH55 chromosome 11, Cs, whole genome shotgun sequence DNA.
GCGGAACCGAATTCAGCTCCAGTCTCTAGGGTTCCGAACAACGACGCTTTCAAATTATCATCCATCACTCTCTCTCACGACaccacgacgacgacgactcgTCCTCAAGCAATTGGCGACGGCGGCGGCGGAGACGATAAGGACATGAGCTTTGATATCGAAGAGCCCGATGCCGATTCCACACCTACGATTCCTGGTCTTTTCGTTTCCGCTTCTGAACCTTGTTTGTCTACAGATCGAGGCGTTACGACAAGGATTGAACAGGTtggtggcggcggcggcggcggagatGGAGGATATGGAGGacaaggaggagaaggagatgatTGGGATAGCGACAGTGAAGATGATTTGCAGATAGTGTTGAATGAGAGTAGCCGCAACGTCAtgatcggaggaggaggaggtgatAGAAGATCAAGAATGGGAGAcaatgaagatgacgatgatgaagatgatgatgatgatgaagacccACTTGTTATAGTGGCTGACACGGATCCTAATCAACCTATGGAAGAGCAGCTTTGGGGAGGAGAAGATGGTTTGCAAGGTGTTGAAGGAGATGGCAAAGATGGTGGAGAAGCTGGAAAAGGGACTGGACCTGGAAGTGCGCCTAAAGCTGGATATAGCAGTCATGGTTTTCATCATCCGTTTCATTCTCAGTTTAAGGTCAGTGTCGATGCAACACTGTTGTCACTGGTCAGATTACTTAGTAGCTCGGGTTCTTGTCCTGACCctgttttagttttctttaattatgtctgCATATTATATACTTTGTACTTGTACCTAAACCAAAATGCAATGCAGAGTGTGTTAATGAAGAGAAATTGGAGTCTGCTTATAGATCTTGACACAACCATCTCTTTACTTCATAAAATTAAGAATGTGAAAGGGAGATTATAACCTAATCACTTCCTCTCGTCTATATGGCTATTCTACACAACTATCAATTACGCTGTACAAGAGTTTTGCTTTTTTGAAAATTCCTTACAGTTAGTAattgaagaagacaacaacTTCTTGAGACCCTAACTGACTTTATGAAGCCAACATCCCATCAAAGAttctatgtttttattgttGATTAGTCATACCAAAGTTACAGAGTATTGAAGCCGAAACAAATAAGAGTGGTATTAATCTACTTGACATATACATATCTTTCTCTTGCAGTATGTAAGACCAGGAGCAGCCCCTATTCCTGGAGGTGCTCCACCTACTGGTGGAACCGCAGGTCAAGTTCGTCCACCCGCCAACCTTGGTCCTATGGTTGGTCGTGGCAGAGGAGATTGGCGTCCACCGGGAATGAGGAATGCTTCTGCTCCACAGAAAGGCTTCCACCAGTCTTGGGGTGGTAATACAGCCGGGCGAGGACTGGACTTTACTCTTCCCTCTCACAAGTAACTTTTTTTATCTGTTCGGACTAATATACATATGCATATCAATCTATTTTACTTATTTGTTCTCTGACGTTGGATTGTACCAAGTTTTTATTAGTGCAgatctttatttcttttatttgatgtctactcttttgtttttttaggacTATATTTGAGGTCGACATAGAGAGTTTCGAGGAAAAGCCTTGGAGATATCCAGTAGTTGAAATGACGGACTACTTCAACTTTGGACTAAATGAGGAGAGCTGGAAAGATTATTGCAAACAGCTGGTAACTAATAGTAACTGTGTTTCATACCCTTATGTCAGCAGATTAAGAGTACTAAGATGGGCATCTTTTAATTTCATACAGGACCAACACCGTATAGAGACCACGATGCAAAGCAGAATACGTGTTTATGAAAGCGGTAGAACGGATCAGGTAAAGTGGATCTTCGCATTTGTTGTGGCACTTACAAATTGATTATCCTTCTCAGACAGACAATATTTTGTCTACATCAGTTACAAAAGGGTAACAATGCATTCCTAACCAATCTTTTGTACAATGACAGGGTTATGATCCAGATCTACCCCCAGAGTTAGCTGCAGCAACGGGAGCGCAGGGTGTTCCTGTTGATTCTTCAAATGTAGTGAAGCCAGACTCAGCAGTTCAAGGTGATTCAGCTAAAGTGCCAGCCAATGTTCGACCTTCACTAGTATGTTTTCTCCTTCCTTTCCTCTCACTGTTAAGTAGCCTTGTCAATATGTGGTtcattatattgtatttaacaACGGTAACATGTGGACAACTTTCTTGTTAGTTCTAAAAGCTTAGAGTGTATTTTTTGAATTTGCTCTCTCTCAGCCCCCTGGAAGACCAATACCTGTGGAAACTGGTTCTGGTGAACGTCTTCCATCCATTGATACGCGGGCTCCTCGAATGCGTGATCTAGATGCTATCATTGAGGTTGAACATGTTTAAAATTTCTCTTGATTTTGGTTTACTTGTGAGGCATCTTTGCATGCTGTATTCTGACTGCTACTAACTGATAATGATTATGCTGCCAGATTGTATGTCACGATCCGCATGAGGATGAACCCTCAGGTGAAAATGGTGCAGATCAAGCTGATAGTAGCCTTCCTGGAGAAAATGTCCCAGTTGAGACTAGTTTTGTTCAGAGCCGGAGACCTGACTCGGAATCTGCTGAACGTAGTCCTGCCCAGGATGAGTCACATAAAGATTCTCCCAAAAAGCAAGACGATGAGATCTCTAGGAGCACGGATGATAGTGGCCAGAGTTTTCGTTCACCGTCTCCTGTTGGAGACAGAGGCACAAGGTCATCAAGTGTTGATCGTGAAGATGTGGGAGGTGAAGTTGGCAAAGATGCTGAGATGGAGGATGAGCATAAAACGAGTTCTGTAGTCCCTCAGTCAGCAGTTCAAGAAGATGATGTAGGGGAATCAAAGACGGAGAGAAGTAGTGAAAGCGGCAAAGCAAGATCTGGAAATCACAGAGATTATCAGCGATTTAAGGATGGTGCAGAAGAGGAAGTTATTCAAGATAAGCATTATGCTCGACCAGCTAGCAATAGGAAACAGCACGATAATAATGCACCATATCAGAGCAGAAAGAATCCAGACAGAGGGAAGGAAATGGAAAGAACACGAGCGCCGAGCAAAGGTGGTAGAGAGAATTCTATTCCCCACATGGAGCTTGATTCTAGTTATAATAATTACTCAATTGCAAATCGCGAGgattttgataaaagaaaagagcGAGATGTTGACGGCGGGGTCTGGCACAGGAAAGAGGATGACCCATACAGTAGAAGAGGTGGGGATGAAGGATCTAGAAAAAGAAATCATGAAGATGATCCGGGCTCTAGGCAGAGGGGTAAAATGCGAGATAATGAAATACGCAGCAAAGATGACCATATTCCTTCCAGAAAGCATATGGAGGATGTTGCCAGAAATACTTATGAAGTGGATGATCACATTAGCAAGAGGAGGAAGGATGAAGAATTCTTGAGAAGAAGCCGGCctgagaaaaatgaaattacaTATGGTCAAAGAGAAACAATCAGCCGCCTGAAACGAGAACGTGATGATAGGTTGGAGCATCAAAAGAGAGATTTCCAACATAAAATCAGAGATGATTTTGACGACCACAGTTCTCTCAGGCACAGGGATGATTTCTATATGCAGAGAGATGGAAACGAGAGGTTGAGGGAGCGTGAGGATTTTGATAAATTGAAACTAACGCACGAGGATGG
It encodes the following:
- the LOC104726372 gene encoding FIP1[V]-like protein, coding for MEEDDEFGDLYSDVLQPFQPPVVALPPPPPHRSIDLNLRSQDQDVAEPNSAPVSRVPNNDAFKLSSITLSHDTTTTTTRPQAIGDGGGGDDKDMSFDIEEPDADSTPTIPGLFVSASEPCLSTDRGVTTRIEQVGGGGGGGDGGYGGQGGEGDDWDSDSEDDLQIVLNESSRNVMIGGGGGDRRSRMGDNEDDDDEDDDDDEDPLVIVADTDPNQPMEEQLWGGEDGLQGVEGDGKDGGEAGKGTGPGSAPKAGYSSHGFHHPFHSQFKYVRPGAAPIPGGAPPTGGTAGQVRPPANLGPMVGRGRGDWRPPGMRNASAPQKGFHQSWGGNTAGRGLDFTLPSHKTIFEVDIESFEEKPWRYPVVEMTDYFNFGLNEESWKDYCKQLDQHRIETTMQSRIRVYESGRTDQGYDPDLPPELAAATGAQGVPVDSSNVVKPDSAVQGDSAKVPANVRPSLPPGRPIPVETGSGERLPSIDTRAPRMRDLDAIIEIVCHDPHEDEPSGENGADQADSSLPGENVPVETSFVQSRRPDSESAERSPAQDESHKDSPKKQDDEISRSTDDSGQSFRSPSPVGDRGTRSSSVDREDVGGEVGKDAEMEDEHKTSSVVPQSAVQEDDVGESKTERSSESGKARSGNHRDYQRFKDGAEEEVIQDKHYARPASNRKQHDNNAPYQSRKNPDRGKEMERTRAPSKGGRENSIPHMELDSSYNNYSIANREDFDKRKERDVDGGVWHRKEDDPYSRRGGDEGSRKRNHEDDPGSRQRGKMRDNEIRSKDDHIPSRKHMEDVARNTYEVDDHISKRRKDEEFLRRSRPEKNEITYGQRETISRLKRERDDRLEHQKRDFQHKIRDDFDDHSSLRHRDDFYMQRDGNERLREREDFDKLKLTHEDGLSARGRERQVAVRAHRGSEDRSSRMKDEYKVSDKEHFTKDTTRHTKQAKRRDYPGEESSSHHRGYEDFSARADDIVSNEKKPRQERTGAKSDKVIDTLDGQRLQDRKHKDSRRKNKEQREGSESLRSKQGEQNGNSAVTGSKGISEARNSRNEIPQQPNAKRHKENASSGDELHDSKRGRTKLERWASHKERDDAVSAKSSSVSTKLQENEKNTNGRLNEPVPGSIGKNRDVAEEKSGHDLAETKDGSEKGPGDRHLDTVEKLKKRSERFRLPMPTEKDTTGVKRIESETLPSAKIEGPVDSEVKVERPARKRRWTSS